A region from the Bacteroidota bacterium genome encodes:
- a CDS encoding polyketide cyclase — protein MIVLYVLAGLVLVLIVLMLVAPKGAKLERAIVANVSPEQAFQSLRSLKNFDEWSPWNNRDPNQIRGYKGKEGELGSIAWWKGNKEVGEGEQEVKLLDPNSYIETELRFQKTFQGCEQVLLADHPRRKWNQSDLGF, from the coding sequence ATGATCGTACTTTATGTGTTGGCCGGATTGGTTTTGGTATTGATTGTGCTGATGCTGGTTGCACCCAAAGGGGCAAAACTGGAGCGCGCCATCGTTGCCAATGTTTCTCCAGAGCAAGCCTTTCAGTCGCTTCGTTCGCTCAAGAATTTTGATGAATGGTCACCTTGGAACAACCGGGACCCGAATCAAATCAGAGGCTATAAAGGCAAAGAAGGCGAATTAGGCTCCATTGCATGGTGGAAAGGCAACAAAGAAGTCGGCGAAGGAGAGCAAGAAGTCAAACTGCTGGATCCCAACAGCTATATCGAAACCGAATTGCGTTTTCAAAAAACCTTTCAAGGCTGTGAACAGGTCTTATTGGCGGATCACCCAAGAAGGAAATGGAACCAAAGTGACCTGGGGTTTTGA